One Streptomyces sp. NBC_00554 DNA segment encodes these proteins:
- a CDS encoding ATP-binding protein, whose product MRLPLRRLPQWTATLTWKAAAFITVMCCGLAALLGVLVHVSVTNQTVGEARGRALARLTEVTTAYEAGDRLPPGAGVDLPGLPKQLRELAADGRRGTMVSSDQDRHPTMWAAGPADGGRALAVKFDYSQGAHAIEALDRAIVWSSALAIGATLLVGAFAVTRVTRRLHATARVARRISAGDLDARVNDPRTVVTPLASGSGRQDEVAAVAAALDTMASSLQGKLLSEQRFTADVAHELRTPLTGLHAAAELLPPGRPTELVRDRVAALRTLTEDLLEISRLDARSERLDLDSEPLVPLAERVVRASGTETEVRVVRDTRVETDRRRLERVLGNLVANAHKHGRGPVVLAVDGPVVTVWDHGDGYPDYLVEHGPQRFRTEGGSKGHGLGLTIALGQAEVLGARLAFANAPDGGAVATLTLPQSAQQPGPPGAPHPDGPAAP is encoded by the coding sequence ATGAGACTCCCCCTCCGGCGCCTCCCCCAGTGGACCGCCACCCTCACCTGGAAGGCCGCCGCCTTCATCACGGTGATGTGCTGCGGCCTCGCCGCCCTCCTCGGCGTCCTCGTGCACGTCTCGGTGACCAACCAGACCGTCGGTGAGGCGCGCGGCCGCGCACTCGCCCGGCTCACCGAGGTGACGACGGCGTACGAGGCTGGAGACCGGCTTCCGCCGGGCGCGGGCGTCGATCTCCCCGGGCTGCCGAAGCAGTTGCGCGAGCTGGCGGCGGACGGGCGGCGCGGCACGATGGTCAGCAGCGACCAGGACCGGCACCCCACGATGTGGGCGGCCGGACCGGCCGACGGCGGGCGCGCGCTAGCCGTCAAGTTCGACTACTCGCAGGGCGCGCACGCCATCGAGGCGCTGGACCGGGCGATCGTGTGGTCCTCGGCGCTGGCGATCGGGGCGACGTTGCTTGTGGGGGCGTTCGCGGTGACCCGGGTGACCCGGCGACTGCACGCGACGGCGCGGGTCGCGCGGCGGATCAGCGCGGGCGACCTGGACGCGCGCGTCAACGACCCGCGTACCGTCGTCACCCCCCTCGCCTCCGGCTCGGGCCGCCAGGACGAGGTCGCCGCCGTGGCCGCCGCCCTCGACACCATGGCCTCCTCGTTGCAGGGCAAGCTGCTGAGCGAGCAGCGGTTCACCGCGGACGTGGCGCACGAGCTGCGGACCCCGCTGACCGGGTTGCACGCGGCGGCCGAGCTGCTGCCGCCGGGGCGCCCGACCGAGCTGGTGCGCGACCGGGTCGCCGCGCTGCGCACGCTCACCGAGGACCTGCTGGAGATCTCCCGCCTCGACGCCCGGAGTGAGCGGCTCGACCTGGACTCGGAGCCGCTGGTTCCGCTGGCCGAGCGGGTGGTGCGGGCGTCGGGGACCGAGACCGAGGTCCGGGTCGTACGGGACACGCGCGTGGAGACCGACCGGCGCCGGCTGGAGCGGGTGCTCGGGAATCTGGTGGCCAACGCGCACAAGCACGGGCGGGGGCCGGTGGTGCTGGCGGTCGACGGCCCGGTCGTCACCGTGTGGGACCACGGCGACGGCTACCCGGACTACCTCGTGGAGCACGGGCCGCAGCGGTTCCGGACCGAGGGCGGTTCGAAGGGGCACGGGCTCGGGCTGACGATCGCCCTCGGCCAGGCAGAGGTCCTTGGCGCGCGGCTGGCGTTCGCCAACGCTCCCGACGGCGGGGCGGTGGCGACCTTGACGCTCCCTCAGTCCGCGCAGCAACCCGGGCCCCCGGGGGCTCCTCACCCCGATGGCCCCGCAGCTCCCTGA
- a CDS encoding SH3 domain-containing protein, producing MSPKPLRSTYTRLAITLAAGSLIALAGATPALADDDWDPGSGDSREWDNGRDDGDGRDWEEDGRDDGREDGRDDGRFDGRDDDGRDSENGRGDSRDNDPRRYKGRISARGGLALRTAPNRGSRVLRVARYGEIVHIFCKTSGQSVDGNRLWYQLTDGTWAWGAARYIDNIGPAPRWC from the coding sequence ATGTCCCCCAAACCCCTGCGGTCCACGTACACACGTCTCGCCATAACTCTCGCCGCCGGCAGCCTCATCGCACTCGCCGGCGCCACCCCCGCCCTCGCCGACGACGACTGGGACCCCGGGAGCGGCGACAGCCGCGAGTGGGACAACGGACGGGACGACGGCGACGGCCGTGACTGGGAAGAGGACGGCAGGGACGACGGGAGGGAAGACGGAAGGGACGACGGCAGGTTCGACGGCAGGGACGACGACGGCCGCGACTCGGAGAACGGACGGGGTGACAGTCGCGACAACGACCCGCGCCGCTACAAGGGCCGGATCAGCGCCCGCGGCGGACTCGCCCTGCGCACCGCCCCGAACCGTGGCAGCCGGGTGCTCCGCGTCGCGAGGTACGGCGAGATCGTGCACATCTTCTGCAAGACCTCGGGCCAGTCCGTCGACGGCAACCGCCTCTGGTACCAGCTCACCGACGGCACCTGGGCCTGGGGTGCGGCGCGCTACATCGACAACATCGGCCCGGCTCCCCGCTGGTGCTGA
- a CDS encoding FtsW/RodA/SpoVE family cell cycle protein, with the protein MIKAGMSGTTVAAEPPTPAVRLPRRRGIEFTLIVLAVLLCVYGYCAVGLAKNGTVPPGAAGYGAGLGVLALLAHFAVRLRAPYADPLLLPIAVLLNGLGLVLIYRLDLETPRDQAAPIQLIWSTLGVALFIAVVLFLRDHRVLQRYTYVSVVTALVLLTLPIFFPAVNGARIWIRIAGFSIQPGEFAKVLLALFFAGYLAANRNALAYTGRQIWRFKRLQLPTGRVLGPIVAIWLLSVGVLVLERDLGTSLLFFGLFVILLYVATGRTGWIAVGLLLAGVGAVAVGWLEPHVHSRVQEWLHPFASIEAGEGPNQIAQSLFAFAAGGMLGTGLGLGHSILIGFAAKSDFILATAGEELGLIGLSAIFLLYALLVERGYRAGLTLRDPFGRLLAVGLASIVALQVFVIAGGVTGLIPLTGMAMPFLAQGGSSVVTNWIIVALLIRISDSARSQYDGTGAP; encoded by the coding sequence ATGATCAAGGCCGGAATGTCCGGAACGACCGTGGCAGCGGAGCCGCCCACCCCCGCTGTACGCCTGCCCCGGCGCCGTGGCATCGAGTTCACCCTCATCGTCCTCGCCGTTCTGCTCTGCGTGTACGGCTACTGCGCTGTCGGTCTCGCGAAGAACGGCACCGTCCCGCCCGGCGCCGCCGGTTACGGCGCCGGGCTCGGCGTGCTCGCACTCCTTGCCCACTTCGCGGTCCGCTTGAGGGCGCCGTACGCCGATCCGCTGCTGCTGCCCATCGCCGTACTCCTCAACGGCCTGGGCCTGGTGCTGATCTACCGGCTCGACCTGGAGACCCCGCGCGACCAGGCCGCCCCCATCCAGCTCATCTGGTCAACGCTCGGCGTCGCGCTCTTCATCGCGGTCGTGCTCTTCCTGCGCGACCACCGCGTCTTGCAGCGCTACACCTACGTCTCCGTCGTCACCGCACTCGTCCTGCTGACGCTGCCGATCTTCTTCCCCGCCGTGAACGGCGCCCGCATCTGGATCCGGATCGCCGGATTCTCCATCCAGCCGGGCGAGTTCGCGAAGGTGCTGCTCGCGCTCTTCTTCGCCGGCTATCTCGCCGCCAACCGCAACGCGCTCGCGTACACCGGCCGCCAGATCTGGCGGTTCAAACGGCTCCAGCTCCCCACCGGCCGGGTACTCGGCCCGATCGTCGCGATCTGGCTGCTGAGCGTGGGCGTACTGGTCCTCGAACGGGACCTGGGGACCTCGCTGCTGTTCTTCGGCCTGTTCGTGATCCTGCTGTACGTCGCCACCGGCCGCACCGGCTGGATCGCGGTGGGCCTGCTGCTCGCCGGCGTGGGCGCGGTCGCCGTCGGCTGGCTCGAACCGCACGTCCACAGCCGGGTGCAGGAGTGGCTGCACCCCTTCGCATCGATCGAGGCGGGCGAAGGGCCCAACCAGATCGCCCAGTCCCTCTTCGCGTTCGCCGCCGGCGGGATGCTCGGCACCGGCCTCGGGCTCGGCCACTCCATCCTCATCGGCTTCGCCGCCAAGTCGGACTTCATCCTGGCGACGGCGGGCGAGGAACTGGGCCTGATCGGCCTGTCCGCGATCTTTCTGCTGTACGCCCTCCTCGTCGAGCGCGGCTACCGGGCTGGGCTCACCCTGCGCGACCCCTTCGGACGGCTCCTCGCCGTCGGGCTCGCGTCGATCGTGGCGCTCCAGGTCTTCGTCATCGCGGGCGGGGTGACCGGGCTGATCCCGCTCACCGGCATGGCGATGCCGTTCCTCGCACAGGGCGGGTCCTCGGTCGTCACCAACTGGATCATCGTGGCGCTGCTGATCCGGATCAGCGACTCGGCGCGGAGTCAGTACGACGGGACGGGGGCGCCGTGA
- a CDS encoding penicillin-binding transpeptidase domain-containing protein: MTRYIRRAAALCAVLLVALLVNATRVQVFQARSYDENPANRRQPIARYGQPRGDVLVGGRAVTGSKDSGEQLRYERTYKNGPLYAPVTGFASQVYGTAFLENAEDGILSGSDPMLAPLPLWNDLTRAQNPGGKVVTTLDPAAQQAAYEGLGSRRGAVAAIEPSTGKILALVSTPSYDPEVLSGTGPAVAEAWARLNGDESKPMLNRAIRQTYPPGSTFKVVTAAAALDAGVVTDVDMPTDSPNPYTLPGTTTTLTNEIEGCENASLRYAFEWSCNTVFAKLGVDVGLENMTRSAANFGFNDRKLRIPFAVAPSNFDMRLDRAQLALSSIGQFDTRATPLQMAMISAAVAGGGSVKSPYLVEKTTTRGGATVSSTGPRTLHQAMNPSTALRLRELMTDVVTEGTGSNAAIPGATVGGKTGTAQHGIGNSGTPYAWFISWAEADDSIGSAVAVAVVVEDAAAERGDISGGGDAAPIAKAVMEAALGL, encoded by the coding sequence GTGACGCGCTACATCCGTAGAGCTGCCGCCCTGTGCGCGGTGCTGCTTGTCGCTCTGCTTGTCAACGCCACCCGTGTCCAGGTCTTCCAGGCCCGGTCGTACGACGAGAACCCCGCCAACCGCCGCCAACCGATCGCCCGTTACGGCCAGCCCCGCGGAGACGTCCTCGTCGGCGGCAGGGCGGTCACCGGCTCCAAGGACAGCGGCGAGCAGCTCCGCTACGAACGGACGTACAAGAACGGGCCGTTGTACGCGCCCGTCACCGGCTTCGCCTCGCAGGTGTACGGGACCGCCTTCCTGGAGAACGCCGAGGACGGCATCCTCTCCGGCAGCGATCCGATGCTCGCCCCGCTCCCCCTGTGGAACGACCTCACGCGCGCCCAAAACCCCGGCGGCAAGGTCGTCACCACCCTCGACCCGGCCGCGCAGCAGGCGGCCTACGAGGGGCTCGGCTCGCGGCGGGGTGCGGTGGCCGCGATCGAGCCGTCCACCGGGAAGATCCTCGCGCTTGTCTCGACACCGTCGTACGACCCGGAGGTGCTGTCCGGGACGGGCCCCGCGGTGGCGGAGGCCTGGGCGCGGCTCAACGGGGACGAGAGCAAGCCGATGCTCAACCGGGCGATCCGGCAGACGTATCCGCCAGGGTCGACGTTCAAGGTGGTGACGGCCGCGGCGGCGCTTGACGCGGGTGTGGTCACGGATGTCGACATGCCGACCGACTCACCGAACCCGTACACGCTGCCCGGTACGACGACCACGCTCACGAACGAGATCGAGGGCTGCGAGAACGCTTCGCTGCGGTACGCCTTCGAGTGGTCCTGCAACACCGTGTTCGCGAAGCTCGGTGTGGATGTGGGGCTGGAGAACATGACGCGGAGTGCGGCGAACTTCGGCTTCAACGACCGGAAGTTGAGGATTCCGTTCGCTGTCGCGCCCAGCAACTTCGATATGCGACTGGACCGTGCTCAGCTGGCACTGTCCTCCATCGGGCAGTTCGACACCCGGGCCACGCCCCTTCAGATGGCGATGATCTCGGCGGCCGTGGCGGGGGGCGGGTCCGTCAAGTCGCCCTATCTGGTGGAGAAGACGACGACCCGGGGTGGCGCCACGGTGTCCAGCACCGGGCCCAGGACGCTGCATCAGGCGATGAACCCCTCCACCGCGCTGCGACTGCGTGAGCTGATGACGGATGTGGTGACAGAGGGCACCGGTTCGAACGCCGCCATCCCCGGCGCCACCGTCGGCGGAAAGACCGGCACCGCCCAGCACGGCATCGGCAACTCCGGTACTCCGTACGCCTGGTTCATCTCCTGGGCCGAGGCCGACGACTCCATCGGATCCGCGGTGGCCGTCGCCGTCGTCGTCGAGGACGCGGCGGCCGAGCGGGGGGACATCAGCGGGGGTGGGGATGCGGCGCCCATCGCGAAGGCGGTGATGGAGGCGGCGCTCGGCCTGTGA
- a CDS encoding DUF3291 domain-containing protein, with amino-acid sequence MTELGYELAQVNIGRLKAPLDSPQLKDFVEALDPVNAVADAAEGFVWRLQSDSGDATDLAVFDDEWLIINMSTWRDANALTAFMYQGQHRELLARRRDWFERVEEAMVAMWWVPAGHRPTVAEAEERILHLREHGPTAYAFTLRKSFPAGAV; translated from the coding sequence ATGACTGAACTCGGGTACGAACTCGCCCAGGTGAACATTGGCCGGCTCAAAGCGCCTTTGGATTCCCCTCAGTTGAAGGACTTCGTCGAGGCACTCGACCCCGTGAACGCCGTCGCCGACGCGGCGGAGGGGTTCGTCTGGCGGTTGCAGAGCGACTCCGGCGACGCGACGGACCTGGCCGTCTTCGACGACGAATGGCTGATCATCAACATGTCGACCTGGCGGGACGCGAACGCCCTGACCGCCTTCATGTACCAGGGGCAGCACCGTGAGCTGCTGGCCCGCCGGCGCGACTGGTTCGAGCGGGTGGAGGAGGCGATGGTCGCCATGTGGTGGGTTCCGGCCGGCCACCGCCCCACGGTGGCGGAGGCCGAGGAGCGCATCCTTCACCTGCGTGAGCATGGACCCACCGCGTACGCGTTCACCCTGCGCAAGTCGTTCCCTGCCGGGGCCGTCTAG
- a CDS encoding ADP-ribosylglycohydrolase family protein yields MTEPYEPANPAQANRPAARRSLEGLALGDAFGERWFPLFRDRFQAYEEIRARRTPQEPEWHWTDDTAMALGVLRVLDEHGEIRQTELAQAFALGYDADQARGYGYGMHELLPRLLQEPERWRELARDLFDGEGSLGNGAAMRVAPLGAWFQDSLPRVVEQARLSGEVTHAHPEGIAGAIAVAVAAALSARGELDLAAVASETPDSAVRDGLTRAADLPFTTEPWKASDILGNGHRIRADDTVPFATWCAARHPTDLTAALWSTAEGFGDVDTTCAITGGIVAARTGTDDVPEEWLQRREKVPGAS; encoded by the coding sequence ATGACCGAGCCCTACGAGCCCGCCAACCCCGCCCAAGCGAACCGCCCCGCGGCCCGCCGCAGCCTGGAGGGCCTGGCCCTAGGCGACGCCTTCGGTGAGCGCTGGTTCCCCCTCTTCCGCGACCGCTTCCAGGCGTACGAGGAGATCCGCGCCCGGCGCACACCCCAGGAACCGGAGTGGCACTGGACGGACGACACGGCGATGGCGCTCGGCGTGCTCAGGGTCCTGGACGAGCACGGCGAGATCCGCCAGACGGAGCTGGCCCAGGCCTTCGCCCTCGGCTACGACGCGGACCAGGCCCGAGGCTACGGGTACGGGATGCACGAACTGCTCCCGCGACTCCTCCAAGAACCAGAGCGCTGGCGGGAGTTGGCAAGGGATCTCTTCGACGGCGAAGGCAGCCTGGGCAACGGCGCGGCGATGCGCGTCGCCCCGCTGGGGGCGTGGTTCCAGGACAGCCTGCCGCGCGTGGTCGAGCAGGCGAGACTCTCCGGCGAGGTGACGCACGCCCACCCGGAGGGCATAGCGGGCGCGATAGCCGTGGCGGTAGCGGCCGCACTCTCCGCCCGGGGCGAACTGGACCTGGCCGCCGTCGCGTCCGAGACCCCCGACAGCGCGGTCCGCGACGGCCTGACCAGGGCGGCGGACCTCCCCTTCACCACCGAACCCTGGAAGGCGTCCGACATCCTCGGCAACGGCCATCGAATCCGAGCCGACGACACGGTCCCCTTCGCGACCTGGTGCGCCGCCCGCCACCCGACCGACCTGACCGCCGCCCTCTGGAGCACGGCCGAGGGCTTCGGCGACGTCGACACGACCTGCGCGATCACGGGCGGAATAGTGGCCGCGCGCACAGGGACGGACGACGTCCCGGAGGAGTGGCTGCAACGCAGGGAAAAGGTACCCGGAGCTTCCTAG
- a CDS encoding diiron oxygenase yields MIEADVLRDALGLLKDREQVASRLLESSAKHSFDPDEELDWDAPFEDGKWFWPPELVSLYDTPLWRRMSLEQRIALSRHEAAALASLGIWFEIILMQLLVRHIYDKAATSAHVRYALTEIEDECRHSKMFARLIVRSETPYYPVSRAHLNLGRLFKTISTTPGSFTATLLGEEILDWMQRLTFPDERVQTLVRGVTRIHVVEEARHVRYAREELRRQMVTAPRWSQEFTRVTSGEFARVFSVAFVNPSVYTNVGLDKREALAQVKASGHRRDVMQTGAKRLTEFLDDIGVLRGAGRRLWKASGLLA; encoded by the coding sequence ATGATCGAAGCCGATGTGCTGCGCGACGCGCTCGGTCTGCTCAAGGACCGGGAGCAGGTGGCCTCGCGGCTGCTCGAATCCTCCGCCAAGCACTCCTTCGACCCGGACGAGGAGCTGGACTGGGACGCGCCGTTCGAGGACGGCAAGTGGTTCTGGCCGCCGGAGTTGGTGTCGCTGTACGACACCCCGCTGTGGCGGCGGATGAGTTTGGAGCAGCGGATCGCTCTGTCGCGGCATGAGGCTGCGGCGCTTGCCTCGTTGGGGATCTGGTTCGAGATCATTCTGATGCAGCTTCTGGTGCGGCACATTTACGACAAAGCCGCGACCAGTGCGCATGTGCGGTATGCGCTGACCGAGATCGAGGACGAGTGCCGGCACTCGAAGATGTTCGCCCGGCTGATTGTCCGGAGTGAGACGCCTTACTACCCGGTGAGCCGGGCGCATTTGAATCTGGGGCGGCTGTTCAAGACCATTTCTACGACTCCGGGGTCCTTTACCGCGACGCTGCTCGGTGAGGAGATCTTGGACTGGATGCAGCGGTTGACCTTCCCTGACGAGCGGGTGCAGACCCTTGTCAGGGGGGTTACGCGCATTCATGTCGTGGAGGAGGCCCGGCATGTGCGGTACGCGCGGGAGGAGCTGCGGCGGCAGATGGTGACGGCGCCCCGGTGGTCCCAGGAGTTCACCCGGGTGACCTCGGGTGAGTTCGCCCGGGTGTTCTCCGTCGCGTTCGTCAATCCCTCGGTCTATACGAACGTCGGGCTCGACAAGCGGGAAGCTCTTGCCCAGGTGAAGGCCAGTGGGCATCGGCGGGATGTGATGCAGACCGGGGCCAAGCGGTTGACCGAGTTCCTGGATGACATCGGGGTGCTTCGGGGGGCTGGGCGGCGGTTGTGGAAGGCGTCGGGGCTGCTGGCCTGA
- a CDS encoding TetR/AcrR family transcriptional regulator has product MTSAAPTPAYRRLSVEERRSQLLEAALSLFAQRAPEEVSLDDVAEAAGVSRPLVYRYFPGGKQQLYEAALRSAAEELEQCFAEPPEGALTQRLSRALDRYLAFVDQHDAGFSALLQGGSVVETSRTTAIVDGVRRAAAEHILDHLGVREPGLKLRMTVRMWITAVEAASLIWLDEGKEPPLDELRDWLVEQFVVAVVATAGRDPQTAGVVKAALVVESADGVVGSLGRRVLPVIGDAARLL; this is encoded by the coding sequence ATGACCTCTGCGGCTCCTACCCCCGCCTACCGTCGGCTGAGTGTTGAGGAGCGGCGCAGTCAGCTGCTTGAGGCGGCTCTGTCGCTCTTTGCCCAGCGGGCGCCCGAGGAGGTCTCGCTCGATGATGTGGCCGAGGCGGCGGGGGTGTCCCGGCCGCTCGTGTACCGGTACTTTCCGGGCGGGAAGCAGCAGTTGTACGAGGCTGCGCTTCGGTCTGCGGCGGAGGAGTTGGAGCAGTGTTTCGCCGAGCCTCCGGAGGGGGCTCTGACGCAGCGGCTGTCGCGGGCTCTTGACCGGTATCTGGCGTTCGTGGATCAGCACGACGCCGGGTTCAGCGCCTTGTTGCAGGGCGGGAGTGTTGTCGAGACGTCTCGGACCACGGCCATCGTGGACGGGGTGCGGCGGGCTGCCGCCGAGCACATTCTTGATCATCTGGGTGTGCGGGAACCGGGGCTGAAGCTGCGGATGACGGTACGGATGTGGATCACCGCCGTGGAGGCCGCCTCGCTCATCTGGCTCGACGAGGGCAAGGAACCGCCGCTGGACGAGTTGCGGGACTGGCTCGTCGAGCAGTTCGTGGTGGCGGTCGTGGCTACCGCCGGGCGGGATCCGCAGACCGCCGGTGTGGTGAAGGCCGCGCTCGTGGTGGAGAGTGCGGACGGGGTTGTGGGATCGCTGGGGCGGCGGGTGCTTCCGGTGATCGGGGACGCGGCGCGGCTGCTGTGA
- a CDS encoding NlpC/P60 family protein, with product MSGRLLRLVCTAAVATVTAGVVLVFSPDASAVPAPSEPGSRSVAELLTDLQRLYREAEQATETYNATEEQLKKKRAEVAVVDGRLAKARLSLHDSRGAAGRLARQQYQGRSEISPYVRLLLARDPQHALDQGHVVMQLSRERAKTVDRLVGNEKRTDTLARDARKALDSQLTLAARQKKERDEVRGRLKEVEELLASLTVDQLAELAEFEKSGEAAAQKKFMASGALSGERRPSREGEEALRYAVEQVGKPYEWGAEGPATYDCSGLTSQAWEHAGRPIPRTSQEQWAQLPRIPLSELRPGDLVVYFPEATHVALYLGDGVVVQAPRPGTKIKVSPIAANPVLGAVRPDPGSALPKGHYTPPKLPEGAMEGEDEGFGAPAPL from the coding sequence GTGTCAGGAAGGCTTCTGCGTCTGGTCTGTACGGCGGCCGTGGCTACGGTGACCGCCGGGGTGGTGTTGGTGTTCTCGCCCGATGCTTCGGCCGTTCCCGCGCCTTCCGAGCCCGGCTCGCGTTCTGTCGCCGAGTTGCTGACGGATCTTCAGCGGCTGTACCGGGAGGCCGAGCAGGCCACCGAGACGTACAACGCCACCGAGGAGCAGCTGAAGAAGAAGCGGGCCGAGGTGGCGGTGGTGGACGGTCGGCTGGCCAAGGCGCGCCTCTCCCTGCATGACAGCCGCGGCGCCGCCGGCCGGCTTGCCCGGCAGCAGTACCAAGGCCGGAGTGAGATCTCCCCGTACGTGCGGCTGCTGCTCGCCCGCGATCCGCAGCACGCCCTCGACCAGGGGCATGTGGTCATGCAGCTGTCTCGCGAGCGGGCCAAGACCGTGGACCGGCTGGTCGGCAACGAGAAGCGGACGGACACCCTGGCCCGGGACGCGCGCAAGGCCCTGGACAGTCAACTCACCCTCGCCGCACGGCAGAAGAAGGAGCGGGACGAGGTGCGCGGGCGGCTGAAGGAGGTCGAGGAGCTGCTTGCCTCACTGACCGTCGATCAGCTCGCGGAGCTGGCCGAGTTCGAGAAGTCGGGGGAGGCCGCGGCCCAGAAGAAGTTCATGGCCTCGGGTGCGCTGAGCGGGGAGCGGCGGCCCTCGCGGGAGGGCGAGGAGGCGCTCCGGTACGCCGTCGAGCAGGTCGGGAAGCCTTACGAGTGGGGGGCGGAGGGGCCGGCCACGTACGACTGCTCGGGGCTCACGTCACAGGCCTGGGAGCATGCCGGGCGGCCCATCCCCCGGACCAGTCAGGAGCAGTGGGCCCAGCTGCCGCGCATTCCGCTGAGCGAGCTGCGGCCAGGGGATCTGGTCGTCTACTTCCCCGAGGCCACGCACGTCGCCCTGTATCTGGGGGACGGAGTTGTGGTGCAGGCACCCCGGCCCGGGACGAAGATCAAGGTCTCGCCCATTGCCGCCAATCCGGTGCTCGGGGCTGTGCGGCCGGATCCGGGATCTGCCCTGCCCAAGGGCCACTACACGCCGCCGAAGCTTCCCGAGGGGGCCATGGAGGGTGAGGATGAGGGCTTCGGCGCACCGGCTCCCCTTTAG